GGTGAAGCGGTCGATGAAATCCTCGTAGCGGTCGGTCAGCTCCGAGAGGTCCCACGACCGCTCGACCATGCTCTCCTGCTCGCCGACCTCGCCGTACGCGGCCGTGAACGACATCGCCTGGGCGTCGAGCTGCAGCTCCGCCACGATCTGCTGCGCTTCGTGCTGCCGGCTCGGGTCGGGGCTCACCCACACGCCGGCCACGGGCGAGCCGAACCCGGCCCAGGTCAGACGTGTGCGCAGCCGGTGGCGCAGGTCGCGCTTGGCCTCGGGCACCGACACGATCAGCATCAGCCAGCGGCCCTCCCACGCGACGGCCTCGCGCCCGAACGCGTAGATCCGCTCCGCGCCTTCGGTGAGCAACCGGCGGCCCGGCGGCGTGAGCGACCAGCGCACGCGCCGCCCGACCCGCTCGGACACCAGCCAGCCCTCGGCGGCCGAGCGCGCGAGTGCCTGGCGCGCCGACTTCTCCTCGATGTCGAGCATGCCCAGCGCTTCGACGAGCATGGACGTCCACACGGGACGGTCGCGGGGCAGCACGTACTCGCCCAGCACGGTCATCAGCAGGGACCGGGCACTCGCGTGGCTGACCTCCCGGCGCCTGCTGACCGTCGGCCGCGGTGCCGCCGAGCGGGGTTCCCGCTGCTTCGCGCGCTGGCCGAGCGTGACCGACGTGGCGGGTTCCGCCATCGCTTTCACCGACCTCACTGCTCCGTGGTTCGTAACCCGCCCAGGCTACCCACGATGAGTGACCGGGACGACACTGCATACTCAGGCCAGGTCATCGGCGTGTCGCCCCAGGTCACCCGTTCAGAACCGTTCGATTCGACTCGCTTCCGAGCGCTCCAATACGGCCCTGAATCCCCTGGGGGGACAGACTCGGGGGACATCGTTCGCCCACGTCGCCCAGTTCCGCTGCCGACGTCGGGATCATCGGAGGCCGTGCCACTGGCGATGTTTGACTGCGTCTG
The sequence above is a segment of the Amycolatopsis sp. 2-15 genome. Coding sequences within it:
- a CDS encoding PaaX family transcriptional regulator, encoding MTVLGEYVLPRDRPVWTSMLVEALGMLDIEEKSARQALARSAAEGWLVSERVGRRVRWSLTPPGRRLLTEGAERIYAFGREAVAWEGRWLMLIVSVPEAKRDLRHRLRTRLTWAGFGSPVAGVWVSPDPSRQHEAQQIVAELQLDAQAMSFTAAYGEVGEQESMVERSWDLSELTDRYEDFIDRFTGLRPAGDPAVLRAQTELVHEWRRFPFLDPRLPAELLPAEWSGRKASELFHRKHVEWRPAAQAYWDKLLDNEENA